The sequence below is a genomic window from Sebastes fasciatus isolate fSebFas1 chromosome 18, fSebFas1.pri, whole genome shotgun sequence.
GTGATATTTCCATAATATTCAAatggtgctttcacacctaacctgTTTGGTTCGGTCAACACGAACCctggtgtgtgtttgcctgGTTAGTACAGTTGGTTTGGGCTGTTGTGAAAGCTGTTGATGTAACAACTGGACCGAGACTGCTTGAAAAGGGGGGTCTCGGTGTGTTTCCAAACGGGACTCTGATCCGGTTtatttgtggtgtgaaagcaaatggaccaaaacactttattttttgacaCTAGATTTATGATTTTAGCGcaatttcaaaagctaaaccaCTAATAAATCAATCTGTATTTTGAAAttaattctctgagagacagggagccagtgtagagacctcagaactggactgatatgatccactttcttggtcttagtgaggactctagcagcagcgttctgaatcagctgcagctgtctgatcgatttggTGCCATGTATACGAGTCAGTGAATGCAGGGATTTTCCCTGATCAATTACAAGTCTGTTGTGCTTGTAGCCTACTCTGTGTGCTTTAGCAGTTCATTAAGTCCATTAAAAAGGGTGTGACATAGTGGTACCACAGTAACACACCCTGGCATATTGATGCACAAAACGCCTCTTTTTCATCCTGTCTCTACCAGTTAGCCATGTAGTCcatttgcagtctaataatgCTTATATTCAGTTGTTTACATGTGCTCTTAGTGAGACcagagaacataaatatacagataagagacatttaaaggggatatattctgctcatcttcaggttcatgcttgtatttggggtttctactagaacatgtttacatgctttgatgttcaaacaaagcattatttttctcctactgtctgtctgaatatacctgtatttcccttctgtcagaaacgctccgttttagcgcatttcaacggaattgcattgctaggaaacagcttgggtccatgtttacatcctgtcagctgatgtcattcacatacactgcaacaggaaataaactgggacacatttagaatgtttacgtttaaaatcgtgaaattgtctaaatattgtagatttgtgacatcacaaatgtacagaaatcctaacggcttgtttcaaacgcacagtttctgaatacgagctgtgtgtatttctacatgcctaaacctgctttataatataaaaatacatgaaaatctcactttttacaatatgggacctttaagtgatgCATGACCTGCTGTCAGTCAGAATTTGATTTCCCAACGTGGGTCCTGATGATGTGCTcatgatgcaggatgacaattGACATAACTGTCCAATCAATGACTTGTCAggtttgtttgtaaaatgtcaGTGTGAACATGAACTCAACCAGCAGTGTGTATGTTTCCACTTGGTCCAAACCAAATTAACTGAAGttgaactacaggtgtgaagTCAAAAGAATATTCTGATGCATGAcataagaatattttttttaacccgTTGCCCTGTTTTCTGGAAATGACATATATCTTTGAGCATTTTGTACAATGTGAACCAAGCTTATACACTTACTTGTCTATAGTGGTGTTACTTTCTATAGTATTTATTCTCAAACATAATAACGCATTTATTCTTTTCTTGTGTCATACAAAAAGATGTCATGTATATCAAACtagataaattaaaaaaatatatatttctcatGGTGCTTAAGATCCAAAAAcccaaatgttttttgttagAAGAGTCTTTAAGAAGTCTGGAAATGCCTTATGTAACACTGTAAGTAAgtgtttttaatataatttactatTACCATACAACTGTCTACCACATTATTAAATTTAACGTGATATGATATTGTATTCCAATATTTGCTGTATATTTGAATGTCTTTGATCATAATCAGATTTTCTACTtacatgattttctttttacagtatTTGTATGCGCAAGAATTTCATTGCCAACGACTGCTTcactgtaattgttgtgcatataaTGATAAAGAACTTGAAACTCAAACTAAAGCTACAATATACACAACTAATGGTAGACTGTTGATAATATTTAGACTAGTTTTAATCACGGATAAAGTCGATGCAAAACTATTACCATCCCACTACAGCAGAGGCTCTTTATTCTCTTGGCTGTGTGGTTTTCCTTTGGATGAGAATGACTTGCAAAACATTTAGAGTACAGCATGTTAGTAGTGGTGTGTTTGTTGTGAGTAATTTGACTATTTCACAACGCtctttgaaatgtatttttaatttagtgctttgtgaaagtttaaaaaactaaacaaaaaaaaacagtagaaaAAGAATATCAAAGAGGGCGatagtcagtggtggaagaactcttcagatcttttacttaaataaaaatagCAATACAACTGTGTAAAAATACTGTGTTACAAGTAAACGTCATGATGATGtattaatgatataataatgtgtaagcattactttaatgttgcagctggtaaaggtggagctgatTTTAACAAATGTATAAACTACAAGTTgcttaatcaataataatatatcataatttatttgttaattatatTTTGCATTACTAATCTGAAGAAGAAGCAAAGAAACTAcagttgtcaaataaatatagtgAATAAAAAGAATGGAATAAAAACTACATTTCACACAGATATGAAGTGGAGTAGGACTACAAGTAGGCTACAAGTACCTCGAATTTGTACAAAAGTGcagtacttgaataaatgtacttacGTTACTTTCCACAGCTGACTATATTACTTTGTGTTCATATCTGATGTAGTTTTTTATAGACAAAAAACAAGTATCTGTTAGGGCTATGTGTTAATCTGAGaataaaaagtaatataaaATTGGAATTATCTACAAATATTTCTCAATAACAAGTTATAGATTTGTGGTTTTTCTAAATAATATAATCTTGAAATTATCACCTgggaagtaaaataaaatattgtagattttaATGCAGTTGCAGTTCAATGTAAATTAACAGTTTTAGTCTTCGACTCAGACTTTAGGGCTCATCTGTaactgtatataataatattaataataatttaaaatactGATTGGATGAAAGgaatactatattatgactatagcaaattatttctaGTTAAATTCCAatactccatccatccatccatctgcaaccgcttatcccgttaggggtcgcggggggggctggagccgatcccagccgacattgggcgaaggcagggtacaccctggacaggtcgccagtccatcgcagggctgacacatagagacagacaaccattcacgctcacagtcacacctacgggcaatttagagtccacaattaacctaacctgcatgtctttggactgtgggaggaaaccggagtacccggagaaaacccacgctaacacggggagaacatgcaaactccacacagaagggtcccatgCCGGATTCCAATACTCGTGTTTATTAAACCACTTTAACCTCAGTGAACATTATGttatgaaaccaaaacaaaacaagcatttcCCATAAATAACAGTCAGAACAGGCTCTGACCAGTCTGCATTTTAACATAATGCTTTATCACaagaaatatcaaaaataagatGTTTTACTTACCTTTACAAATGGAGATTGCAGCCAGGATAAATAGGGCTACAGATAAATGCATTTCTTTTAACTcattaccagaaaaaaaaaaaaagaaagaaatcgaCTTTAAAGCTGTGAGATATTAATTTGCAACAagataaaatgattaaaatccTCTTTACTATGTCTGATAATACCGACTGTAAGCTACACTGCAGAGCATTTTCTCAATAACTCTGTACTTCAGCCATGAACTAACAGGAACTGAAGCAAACCCTGAAATAAACTGGAAGTATTACCCAACTAGAGACACAGAGCCAACAGGAAGTGGACTAACTTGTGTcgagaaggtaacccgcaaattgcgaaatctgaatctgcagaaaactctcgcgagagttgCTGCCCAACTAATTCATAACCTGAACCATCTCGCGATGGTTCCCTACAACTCTCGGGTTACCTTCAAGACACGGCACTTCTCCCTTCTTGAAAGCCTCTGAGACTTTGATAGTGTTATGTTTCTTACGTTTCCCTGAACAACCTGAGAGTAACGTGTTAAGACAACAAACATAAATTGCTATGACTCAGTTATGAATCACACACCACTGCCAGACAATACATCCTAATTGCTTGGAGCATATTTGGCTGCATCATTTCTAGAGTTGCACTAATGGATTCACAGAAGAGATAAAGTGGGATGCATAAAAAACAGATAACTGGCAATATGATTAAGACACAAAGCAATTCTAATAACTAGTAGCCCAAGGCTGTCTGAAGGAAACTTATAAAATGATTACAATGATATTTGATACACCCCAAAGAGCTTATTATACAGTAGAAATACACCACCCAGCAGCTCAGAATCATAACAGATGCAATGCACACAAAGAGGAAGAGAGTGTGAGGAAAGTCATGCCACCCTCTCACAAGCCAACTGCCAAGAGCCCtgctatggaggacggaacctgccaagataaaaaaataattaaatgactgttttaatatgcacttttatttatttatgtatttgttttaatatattttacatttatttattttatttatttttgcataaaaaCGGATAAGTGGCAATAAGACTGAAAGCAATTCTAACAAGTAGCTCCAGACTGTTTGAAGGAAAATTATAAAATGACTATGATATTTCATACACCCAAAGAGCTTATATACAGTAGAAATACACCACCTAGTAGCTCAAAACCATCATAGATAGAATGCATACAAAGGTATAGGTGCATCCctgtttatttactcttctgttttcccttttatttatgtatgtatttattatttatttttaaatttatttatttatttataaattcattttttatttatttatttatttttgcatttattttatatttattcttaaatgtatgtatttatttatgtattcatttatttctgcacgatttccctttgcatttcaacccttgtttatttccccaaactaatttatttatgtgtccttttctttatacatttctttttataattctttatgcatttatgcctcattatgcaaatgattgGGCtgatgaggcagaaatgcaataaagaaatgtaagatagatagatagatagatagatagatagatagatagatagatagatataggcCTACTTGAAACTGATAGATTTGACAGAGAGTTTACTTTTTCTAAATTAGGACTCATTCTGCAGCATCTACAGCCAACAAGCCTCTTGTTGAGAGCAAAACAGCCCTTTTGTGTTCATATAGCTCCACCTAGTGTTCAATGTACAGAAGTTACAAAAAGAGGTTAACTACACTGGCTAAgctatattgaaaaaaaaaaatgaaaaaaagatagCTATTATAAATAACCCCGATAGCCTtcccctttaaaaataaaatcatcatttatcGTCGATTGGCAgagagtttatttatttactcttctgtttaatttgtccttttatttatttatgtatttcttttattattttttacatttatttatttttgcatttatttattttatttatttttgcataaaaacagataaatggcaaTAAGACTgaaagcaattttttttaaacaatatttttattgaatttacatatagacatatatacatatatacacatacagacagactaacaatattaataattaaattatacaatgaaatgtttactcagaatttcaaagagagagagacatgacatttcatgtttGACTTAtccaacaaagaaaacaaagaaaataaataataagacaaaataaataaatacctcaaagaggagaaaaaaaacaaaaaaacaaaaaaacaaaaaaaccaaCAACAGACTGAAAGCAATTTTAACAAGTAGCCCAAGACTGTATGAaggaaaatcataaaataactATGATATTTTATACATCCAgaaacaaatatgaattaaataaataaataaataaatgactcgaaaaataaataaataaataagtcattaaatgtagcaaaaatacattcattaattgataaaatgtgacataaatcgatatttctgttttaattttttctctttatttatctttgtatgaagtcccttatttatttactcttctgtttaattaaaACAAGTGTAACGCTACATTTAGTATACCGTGTTAATATAGTGACCCGGAAGTAGAACCCGCCAGCTATATCTAGCCGTTAGCTACATTACTAGCCGTTGTGACGGTTGAACATTTAGGTGAGCCGTTTGCTGTCAGTCTGCTATGTTGTTTATACTAATACACTAATATTATAACACACAATACTCACAGTAGATAGTATGAGTGTACCGTTGTTCGTTAAGTTGGAAAATTTGAAGTATTTCCGGGGTATTTTATAACTTGGATACATAATATACCGTGACACCTACCTGCTGACCTGCCAACGGTTAACTAACGGTCATAACGCTCTCATGTCCACCTAACGGTTAACTAACGGTCATAACGCTCTCATGTCCACCGCGGTGATAGTAGCGGCTGTAGTCGGCGGAGGGATTTTGCTCCTCATGCGCCGTTTGTTCCCCCAGAAAGCTGCGGTGAAGCTGCTCCGGTATCCGGCCGACACCATGCAAGGAAAGACGGTGATCGTGACGGGAGCTAACAGCGGCATCGGGAAGGCCCTGGCCGGAGAGCTGCTGAAGCTCCGAGCCCGGGTCATCATGGCCTGTCGGGACCAGCGGAGCGCCGAGGAGGCGGCGGTGGACATCCGAGGACAAGCGGGTCCAGAGCAGGGAGAGGTGGTCATCAAACACCTGGACCTAGCTTCTCTTGTTTCAGTTAGACAGTTCTGTGAGGAGATCTGTAAGGTgagttagtttactagtttatCTTTTTAAACCACTGGTTTCTAGTTCATTCCAGCTGTTGTCATCTCCAGTACAAAGGAGAATAGTCATGTACTCTACAGCTGCAGGAGGACTgactgtccgtggtgctgaaactCAGTATTACCAGACACCAGTGCTGTATACCTatccaggggtctgcaacctgcagctctttagctcctctccagtgtcgaaattatgactttattctcgtaaaattatgactttttttctcgtaaagttatgactttttatgttaaattatgactttattctcgtaatatgactttttttctcgtaaattacgactttttatgttaaattatgactttattctcgtaatattatgactttttctcgtaaattacgactttttttctcattaaattatgacattattctcgtaatattacaacttttctcgttaaattatgactttattcctgtaatattattactttttctcgtaatgttatgactttattctcgtaatattacgactttttttctcgtaaagttatgactttattcttgtaaataaaaaaaaatttctcgttaaattatgactttattttcgtaatattacaaaacaaaattCTCGTTAaactatgattttattctcgtaaatgtaaatgttttttctcataaattattactttattctcgtaaaatgactttttctcgtaaagtcatgactttattctcgtaatatgactttgtttttcataaagtcctgactttattcttgtaaattacaactttttttctcgttaaatcatgactttattctcgtaatatcacgacttcttttctcgtaaagttaaggctttttttctcgttaaaatatgactttattctcgcaatatgactttttttcttgtaaagttatgactttattctcgtaataatacgacttttctttctcattaaattatgactttattctcgtaatagcACGACTTCTTTCCTcgtaaattacgactttttttctcattaaattatgactttattctcgtaatattacaacttttttctcgtaaagttatgactttattcttgtaaattacaacttttatatttatacacagTAAGTAGCTTTAGATTTACAAAGTTATTTTAGTCTTGATGTGAGTTGAAATTGGATTCTTAAATGATTTAAATTCCTCTGACCCTTCAGGAGGAATCCAGGATCGACGTGCTCATCAACAACGCCGGCGTCTTCCAGTGTCCCTACACAAAGACAGCGGACGGTTTTGAGATGCAGCTCGGCGTGAACCACCTGGGTCACTTCCTCCTCACTCACCTCCTGCTGGACCTCCTGAAGGCGTCGGCGCCCAGCCGCATCGTAGTGGTCTCCTCGAAGCTCTACAAGTACGGCCACATCAACTTTGACGACCTGAACAGTGAGAGTAACTACGATAAGGCCTTCTGCTACAGCCAGAGCAAGTTGGCCAACCTGCTGTTCACGCTGGAGCTGGCTCGTCAGCTGGAGGGCACGGGGGTCACGGTCAACGCTCTCACCCCGGGCATCGTGAGGACCAGACTGGGCCGGCATGTTCAAATCCCTTTCCTGGCAAAGCCGCTGTTCCACCTCGCCTCGCTGGTCTTCTTCAAGAGTCCACTGGAGGGGGCCCAGACTCCTCTCTATCTGGCCTGCTCCCCGGAGGTGGAGGGAGTGTCGGGGAAGTGTTTCGCTAACTGcgcggaggaggagctgctggccaAAGCTACAGATGAGCAGGCAGCCAAGAAACTGTGGGACATAAGCAGCAGGATGGTGGGGCTCGCTGACTGAGCAGAGTCCTGTACCGTGGACAAAATCCTTAATCTCTAGCAGCCCCTCGGACTCTGCTCTGCAGGAGATGGCTTGTGAAGAGAGACTGATTGCCACCTTGGGGATTTATTGAATGACATGTTGTGCCAATGAAGTGTGTACATTTGTGAGCAAGAGTGGGTTTTGCAGTGGGTTGAACAGAGAATGTGTAAAGCtttgaattaaaaaatgtaaaagtgatGGTCCAAACGAAGATGCATCGCCGTGTGAAATGATCTCTCCtttctagagctgcaatgattaattgattagttgtgaactattaaaataatcgccaactattttgataattgataaatcgtttgagtaatttcttaagaaaaaaaacagttggttggtttcttttctcctctatgacagtaaactgaatatctttgagatgtggacaaaacaagacatttgaggacgtcatcaaAGAGTAtatatagaagcaaagagatgaaactcaagtgtttttttgacaaccgCTGCTGCCATGTTGGACTGAAAaagcttattatatttataatattttattgttcaacacaggccattttggtagacaatagaaatcattttgttttacttttgtgctgcactttttaggcggatgttttattggcgtccggtagtcgctttctgggcgctgatgttgcaatggaacgaaaaattgattttcacttcttggcagtatacgttctttgacgtcatcttgggctttgggaaacacacatcgacatttttcaccattttctgccattttagagaccaaacaactaatcgattaatcgagaaaataatcaacagagtaatcgacaatgaaaataatcgttagttgcagccctactccgTTCATCTACCTGCTCTGCCATAACTTCCACTGTCTGAAGTCTTCATCATGAACATGTCTACACGTAAAAAGCCAATAAAAAACCTGTATGCATGGCCAAGAAATCTGTGTTCTCCTGGAGAAATCAGGTGTCTTTGatctaaggctgcaactaacagttattttcataccaattattttctagattaatcgtttggtccacaaaatgccaaaaaaatagtgaaaaatgtccatcccagtttctcaaagtccaaggtccatccatccatcttcaaccgcttatacgggatcgggtcgcgggggcaacagctccagcaggggaccccaaacttccctttcccgggccacattaaccagctctgactgggggatcccgaggcgttcccaggccagagtagagatataatctctccatctagtcctgggtcttccccgtggtctcctcccagctggtcgtgcctggaacacctcccaagggaggcgcccaggaggcatccttgctagatgcccgaaccacctcaactggctcctttcgacgcaaaggagcaaggactctactccgagtccctcacggatgactgagcttcttaccctatctctaagggagacgccagccaccctcctgaggaaacccatttcggccgcttgcacccgcgacctcgttctttcggtcatgacccaaccctcatgaccataggtgagagtaggaacgaagattgaacggtagatcgagagctttgccttccggctcagctctcttttcgtcacaacggtgcggtaaagcgaatgcaataccgcccctgctgctccgattctccgaccaatctcacgttccattgtcccctcactcgcgaacaagaccccgagatacttaaactccttcacttggggtaaggactcattccctacccggagtaggcaaaccaccggtttcctgctgagaaccaaagtccaaggtgatgtctttaaatgtcttgttttgttggtccaaaacccaaagatattcagttcaacatgaaataaaaacagagaaaagcaggaaatctccatattttgAGAGCTAGCACTTTGCTCTCTTCATTGTCTTTAATTATGATCAAACTCATCTCCATCAAAGCCAAGCTGAGTTGTCACCTTTTCCTCCACTGTGAGGCAACATTTTG
It includes:
- the rdh14b gene encoding retinol dehydrogenase 14b isoform X1 → MSTAVIVAAVVGGGILLLMRRLFPQKAAVKLLRYPADTMQGKTVIVTGANSGIGKALAGELLKLRARVIMACRDQRSAEEAAVDIRGQAGPEQGEVVIKHLDLASLVSVRQFCEEICKEESRIDVLINNAGVFQCPYTKTADGFEMQLGVNHLGHFLLTHLLLDLLKASAPSRIVVVSSKLYKYGHINFDDLNSESNYDKAFCYSQSKLANLLFTLELARQLEGTGVTVNALTPGIVRTRLGRHVQIPFLAKPLFHLASLVFFKSPLEGAQTPLYLACSPEVEGVSGKCFANCAEEELLAKATDEQAAKKLWDISSRMVGLAD
- the rdh14b gene encoding retinol dehydrogenase 14b isoform X2, producing the protein MQGKTVIVTGANSGIGKALAGELLKLRARVIMACRDQRSAEEAAVDIRGQAGPEQGEVVIKHLDLASLVSVRQFCEEICKEESRIDVLINNAGVFQCPYTKTADGFEMQLGVNHLGHFLLTHLLLDLLKASAPSRIVVVSSKLYKYGHINFDDLNSESNYDKAFCYSQSKLANLLFTLELARQLEGTGVTVNALTPGIVRTRLGRHVQIPFLAKPLFHLASLVFFKSPLEGAQTPLYLACSPEVEGVSGKCFANCAEEELLAKATDEQAAKKLWDISSRMVGLAD